Part of the Pieris brassicae chromosome 11, ilPieBrab1.1, whole genome shotgun sequence genome, CGCTTccttatttatgaaattaatattcttaatttactttattgtttatacttattcattttctattatatttacagttatttttttaaacgtacTCAGCATACCTAAATCGCAGTAAATAAAGCAACAATTTCTCATTgattacttcaataaaatatgtcttGAAAAAAAGAACTAACATCTATTATTTTCAGCTGAAGCAACTGCTAGCGCCGGTTCTCTTGACTCACTGCCCCACGCTCCACTGACGGTTCCCGCATCTGGATTTTCTGGCAGTTTCTCGAAGTCATCATCATCAAGTTTCGCTTCATCAAGTGCAAGTTCAAGCTCTAGCTCCTTCAGTTATAGTGGTGCAGGTGCCGGTCTAGTTACTGATTTCGGAAAAACATTTGGATGTAAAGGAGATTGTCAAAATGGAGTAAAGAATGATTTTGGGCCGTCTGGTCATGGATCAAGTAATAATGGTGGATTTGGGGGACATAATTTTGCCGGTGCATCCGCCTCAGCTGGAGCTGTCGCAAATGTTCCTTTTACCGTTGATCAGCCTTGCCATGGACCTAATTGCTTCGGAAATTCTGTAAAGAAGTGCACTGGTAGTCAGTGTGGGGGGACAAATACAAATGGAAACAATGAATCTTCGGGAAATTTATCTTCGGAATCTAATGAAGATAATTCGAATGATTTCTCTATCAATCAACCTCAGCTAACTAATTCAGAtcagacaaaaataaacaaaaatggaTATCACAAATTAGATATAAACACTGGATTGAAACAAAGCTCGCCTATTGTTCCTTTTGATAaacaagtaaataattataatgacaaaGGAGATTGTCAAGGACCTGCGTGCGGTGGTTTTCTTCCTCTAAACCAGCACGAtatcaacaataaaaatttaaaccaacAAACATTAGAAACGTATCAAGAACAAGCATGTGCTACTCATGACTGTAAATTGAGTACTTCTACCAACCAACGGAAACCATCAAGTTATAATGTGCCTATTTTGGGACCTCAAACAAATGTCGAAAAAGAAATTCCTATCTGTACATCAGGCAAATGTCAGTTTGCTAATCATGTTCAAAATCATAATAACGACGAAAAAACTTTACAATCTTTGAATGCTAATAAACCATCGACCACCCTTCAATTGCCTACTGATTCATCAGGCAAAGCTGCTCTGTGCAATTCTAACGATTGTAATATTCCTTCTAATCAAGGTGAATCTGCACATATTGGGCCCGgacatgaaataaataaaccaattttaaaCGCTGATATTCCAAAACCTTATGATAGTGCCAAAACACCGCAATATACCCAAGATCAACAATCATCTGGGCTCAATAAACTAGTTAATCCTGCAACTATTCCCGGCTCCTCTTACATGCCAAGCGTTCCTACCGGATCTGGCAATATTCCAAACTTTGAATTAAATTCGTCTTACTACCCTAACAGACGAGCCGGCTCTACCGATAAAACTGGAACAGAAGGATCTGACAACATTCCTTCTCATCAAACCACGGGACCTCAACTTtcaaatattgataatttacATCACCCTAATATCAATTCTGCTACCTCTCCCACTGAAAGCGGCATTAATAAGCCTGTTTATCAACCAGTACTTTCGAATTTAAATCCTATTACGAAGCCTGCTGGAACATTCTTCGATGCAAGTATAAGTACTCCTCCAAGATCTGAAGTTAATCCTTCTCATGAAATCCCTTCTTCAGGGCACTCCTTTTACCCCAGTCATGCAAGTAGTTCTGGCGCCTTCCCATCAAACCCTTcgtattctaataaaataacttcaaactCTGAAATAAATAGTCCTTCCGGGTCTGATGACGATCTCATTTGTGCTTCCGGTAATTGCGCCAGCGCTCCTCAATCCAGCCACCCTATTTCAAACAGGCCATTGGATATTGACTCAAAT contains:
- the LOC123716091 gene encoding GATA zinc finger domain-containing protein 14-like, whose amino-acid sequence is MELSVSVCLVLTLSLVTATPYGYSAKSEAVARAEATASAGSLDSLPHAPLTVPASGFSGSFSKSSSSSFASSSASSSSSSFSYSGAGAGLVTDFGKTFGCKGDCQNGVKNDFGPSGHGSSNNGGFGGHNFAGASASAGAVANVPFTVDQPCHGPNCFGNSVKKCTGSQCGGTNTNGNNESSGNLSSESNEDNSNDFSINQPQLTNSDQTKINKNGYHKLDINTGLKQSSPIVPFDKQVNNYNDKGDCQGPACGGFLPLNQHDINNKNLNQQTLETYQEQACATHDCKLSTSTNQRKPSSYNVPILGPQTNVEKEIPICTSGKCQFANHVQNHNNDEKTLQSLNANKPSTTLQLPTDSSGKAALCNSNDCNIPSNQGESAHIGPGHEINKPILNADIPKPYDSAKTPQYTQDQQSSGLNKLVNPATIPGSSYMPSVPTGSGNIPNFELNSSYYPNRRAGSTDKTGTEGSDNIPSHQTTGPQLSNIDNLHHPNINSATSPTESGINKPVYQPVLSNLNPITKPAGTFFDASISTPPRSEVNPSHEIPSSGHSFYPSHASSSGAFPSNPSYSNKITSNSEINSPSGSDDDLICASGNCASAPQSSHPISNRPLDIDSNKPSYFPPIPSTNQMGCTTPNCQHHSGYENSPKIKPTSPESSIIEKNIPSKTDSEVLLSNKGNKIYSGGFGGPVGILSVNNNDKPTSSILINPDANHNAPQNTFSPPQTSIAPSSIPSLPAHSNQPSTSGQEPLNTNNFYKPGPLVPIVANIQSDENKRPYTGGFGGPAGLLKPNEFMITPTIPKVGNCNPSQGICNPSQGTQNGLSGALGTSHAGANAAAEANANAASFSGSFGGPPGLFKPFDEGKPDQTENAFGKHRNDFGNLSPSHIQPHSNGVGGNHANAAASASAGSGSYSHSGGCNTGCSSNGAGQDQSATLGQTSNRVQHSLNHASSTALAKSVAGHYAHGSSIATASAHASAGASVKGGTWK